GAGCCCCTGGGTCCAGAGGAGGCTTCCCGAGGCGGCCAGCAGGAGGTAGGGCAGCCAGGGAAAGCCCACGGTCCCAAGCAAGAATGGCACCGCCGTGCGTAGGCCCGGCACAAAGGGGGCAAGGAGGAGGGCCGAAGGGCCGAAGCGGTTTAGGAACCTGGCGGCTCGCTGCCTTAAGCTCTCGGGAAAGCGCCCCAGCAGCTTGGGACCCAGGATACGCCCCAGCCCGTACCCCACCCCATGCCCTAGGTAGCTCCCAAGAAATAGGAGCGGAAGTAGGGGAAAGAGGCT
The Thermus caldifontis DNA segment above includes these coding regions:
- a CDS encoding DedA family protein, with amino-acid sequence MSLWTYFLLALLLVLEVGFPFGVFVPGGDTLLLALGALAGEGRLSLFPLLPLLFLGSYLGHGVGYGLGRILGPKLLGRFPESLRQRAARFLNRFGPSALLLAPFVPGLRTAVPFLLGTVGFPWLPYLLLAASGSLLWTQGLVLFAYFLGERLPAWLLWSVLLLLALLPLLRRGPKA